The following are from one region of the Halogeometricum sp. S3BR5-2 genome:
- a CDS encoding HAD family hydrolase codes for MAVSFDLFGTLVDAARPADPAAAVAAELRDRGVAVPDDWADAYAEVHIDAPEGAEVPLPAHVSAALRSRGVDAPANAARRAVVAAFDPDVRTRPGAAAAVAAAAERGSVGLFSNCSVPELVARTLIRSDVDRDAFGATVSSVACGWRKPDPRAFETLAGRLDVAPETLVHVGDNRYADGGVSGVGGRFVDATETDFEAFADALRRGGPLSEFVSEA; via the coding sequence GTGGCAGTCTCGTTCGACCTGTTCGGCACGCTCGTCGACGCGGCCCGGCCGGCCGACCCCGCGGCGGCCGTCGCGGCCGAACTCCGCGACAGGGGCGTCGCCGTCCCCGACGACTGGGCGGACGCGTACGCCGAGGTTCACATCGACGCGCCGGAGGGGGCGGAAGTCCCCCTCCCCGCACACGTCTCGGCCGCCCTCCGCTCCCGCGGCGTCGACGCCCCCGCGAACGCCGCGCGCCGCGCCGTCGTCGCCGCTTTCGACCCCGACGTTCGGACGCGCCCCGGCGCCGCCGCCGCCGTGGCGGCCGCCGCCGAACGCGGCTCGGTCGGCCTCTTTTCGAACTGCTCGGTCCCCGAACTCGTCGCGCGGACGCTCATCCGCTCGGACGTCGACCGCGACGCGTTCGGCGCGACGGTGTCCAGCGTCGCCTGCGGGTGGCGCAAACCCGACCCGCGGGCGTTCGAGACGCTCGCCGGCCGCCTCGACGTCGCCCCCGAGACGCTCGTCCACGTCGGCGACAACCGGTACGCCGACGGCGGCGTCTCCGGCGTCGGCGGCCGCTTCGTCGACGCGACCGAGACCGATTTCGAGGCGTTCGCGGACGCCCTCCGCCGCGGCGGCCCGCTCTCGGAGTTCGTCTCGGAGGCGTGA
- a CDS encoding DNA-3-methyladenine glycosylase family protein, giving the protein MSLTADTTLALPAEPPFAFARSASVLDRSAPLASGRCTPRGGVVTGGFAPEPFVAHLAPDGPDVVRVHVDWLDGRGDGSAVAAHLDSFLSLSENTMPLYEAAADDEAFAPVAADLRGYHHVRFPTPFEAACWAALSRRATTPVAAARRDSLVRELGRVAVVDGEPVSLFPTARTVRANPDAARAAVDGSTGDRKRERLSGDGTRDDAGAILAAAELFAESESDLRELGTDDLRERLASLRGFGPRAAAFVAFRGFGRTSVLPTTAARLGSLVGDAYGVEDPTEETVRRLAEPYGEYRGYWAHYLHVRSLIDGG; this is encoded by the coding sequence ATGTCGCTCACCGCGGACACGACGCTCGCGCTTCCGGCCGAACCGCCGTTCGCGTTCGCCCGCTCGGCGTCGGTCCTCGACCGCTCCGCACCTCTCGCGAGCGGGCGGTGTACCCCTCGCGGCGGGGTCGTGACCGGCGGGTTCGCGCCCGAACCGTTCGTCGCGCACCTCGCGCCGGACGGACCGGACGTCGTCCGCGTCCACGTCGATTGGCTCGACGGCCGCGGCGACGGGTCGGCCGTCGCCGCCCACCTCGATTCGTTCCTGTCACTGTCGGAGAACACCATGCCCCTGTACGAGGCCGCGGCGGACGACGAGGCGTTCGCGCCCGTCGCGGCCGACCTCCGCGGCTACCACCACGTCCGCTTCCCGACGCCGTTCGAGGCGGCCTGCTGGGCGGCGCTCTCCCGGCGGGCGACCACCCCCGTCGCCGCCGCCCGCCGAGATTCGCTCGTGCGCGAACTCGGGCGCGTCGCCGTCGTGGACGGGGAACCGGTGTCGCTGTTCCCGACGGCCCGGACGGTCCGAGCGAACCCCGACGCCGCGCGGGCCGCCGTCGACGGTTCCACCGGGGACCGAAAGCGAGAGAGGCTGTCCGGCGACGGGACCCGCGACGACGCGGGGGCGATACTCGCCGCCGCCGAACTGTTCGCCGAGTCGGAGTCCGACCTGCGCGAACTCGGGACGGACGACCTGCGGGAGCGACTCGCGTCGCTCCGGGGGTTCGGTCCGCGCGCCGCCGCGTTCGTGGCGTTCCGCGGGTTCGGTCGGACGTCGGTGCTGCCGACGACGGCCGCCCGCCTCGGTTCGCTCGTCGGCGATGCGTACGGCGTCGAAGACCCCACCGAGGAGACGGTTCGACGCCTCGCGGAGCCCTACGGGGAGTACCGGGGGTACTGGGCGCACTACCTGCACGTCCGGTCGCTCATCGACGGCGGCTGA
- a CDS encoding DUF5789 family protein has translation MPSDERDLDRVSDRKSARAESVENILDETESLVRDEQKFPVRSEELAEEYGDHPIDMPNETESLGSVFDRLDDEEEYDSAEEVREAVYGAVTGEAGGAEEYNEERDLGAVDRAEEGSARNDVDGEAIMDDVAADDDTERRDPPEER, from the coding sequence ATGCCGAGCGACGAACGCGACCTCGACCGTGTGTCGGACCGCAAGAGCGCGCGCGCCGAGAGCGTCGAGAACATCCTCGATGAGACGGAGTCGCTCGTGCGCGACGAACAGAAGTTCCCCGTCCGCTCGGAGGAACTCGCCGAGGAGTACGGCGACCACCCCATCGACATGCCGAACGAGACGGAGTCGCTCGGGTCGGTGTTCGACCGCCTCGACGACGAGGAGGAGTACGACAGCGCCGAGGAGGTCCGCGAGGCCGTCTACGGCGCCGTGACCGGCGAGGCCGGCGGCGCCGAGGAGTACAACGAGGAACGCGACCTGGGCGCCGTGGACCGCGCCGAGGAGGGCAGCGCCCGCAACGACGTCGACGGCGAGGCCATCATGGACGACGTGGCGGCGGACGACGACACCGAGCGACGCGACCCGCCCGAAGAGCGGTAG
- a CDS encoding M24 family metallopeptidase has protein sequence MATTLPAAEYAARLDAVRGRLADTDADAAVWFGATSIEYLTGFHHVPTERPVALAVTDDRAEITVPRLEVERVRENPRIDGVHHYFDYPGGDPIRTVAEMLGERNVGAVVADSDGASGTMGYQGPPLSEFVDVETQGWVTRMRWEKTDSEVDLIRESAKWANLGHRYLADYTEVGAHPATVSQRASTDASRAMLDTLGDRYAARVRGSGPVHAGYISGRETALPHGHTPNERLSEGDVLVTGASANVDGYHSELERTMFVGDYTAEDEHYFELMLEAQTVAIDALGPGVELAYVDDEVTAYFEEHGVADLAQHHVGHNIGLGGHEPPYIDTGWGDHCASEHTDLTESDATMAPGHVYTIEPGLYTEEAGYRHSDTVAVTDTGTETLTNFPRDLESNVIR, from the coding sequence ATGGCGACGACTCTTCCCGCCGCGGAGTACGCGGCCCGACTCGACGCGGTCCGCGGCCGACTGGCCGACACCGACGCCGACGCCGCCGTCTGGTTCGGCGCGACGAGCATCGAGTACCTCACCGGATTCCACCACGTCCCGACCGAACGCCCCGTCGCCCTCGCGGTGACGGACGACCGCGCGGAGATAACGGTGCCCCGACTGGAGGTCGAACGCGTGCGGGAGAACCCCCGAATCGACGGCGTCCACCACTACTTCGACTACCCCGGGGGCGACCCGATTCGCACCGTCGCCGAGATGCTCGGGGAGCGAAACGTCGGCGCCGTCGTCGCCGACAGCGACGGCGCGTCGGGGACGATGGGGTACCAAGGCCCGCCGCTCTCGGAGTTCGTCGACGTGGAGACGCAGGGGTGGGTGACGCGGATGCGCTGGGAGAAGACAGATTCGGAGGTGGACCTCATCCGCGAGTCGGCCAAGTGGGCCAACCTCGGGCACCGCTACCTCGCCGACTACACCGAGGTCGGCGCCCACCCCGCGACCGTCTCTCAGCGCGCCTCGACGGACGCCTCGCGCGCGATGCTCGACACGCTCGGCGACCGCTACGCCGCGCGCGTCCGCGGGAGCGGCCCCGTGCACGCGGGTTACATCAGCGGCCGCGAGACGGCGCTCCCGCACGGTCACACGCCGAACGAGCGCCTCTCGGAGGGCGACGTGCTCGTCACGGGCGCCTCGGCCAACGTCGACGGGTATCACTCCGAACTCGAACGCACGATGTTCGTCGGCGACTACACCGCCGAGGACGAACACTACTTCGAACTCATGCTGGAGGCGCAGACCGTCGCCATCGACGCCCTCGGCCCCGGCGTCGAACTCGCGTACGTCGACGACGAGGTGACCGCGTACTTCGAGGAGCACGGGGTCGCGGACCTCGCACAGCACCACGTCGGACACAACATCGGTCTCGGCGGCCACGAACCGCCGTACATCGACACCGGGTGGGGCGACCACTGCGCCTCCGAGCACACCGACCTCACCGAGTCGGACGCGACGATGGCGCCGGGGCACGTCTACACCATCGAACCCGGCCTCTACACCGAGGAGGCGGGCTACCGCCACTCCGACACCGTCGCGGTCACGGACACCGGCACGGAGACGCTCACGAACTTCCCGCGCGACTTGGAGTCGAACGTAATCAGGTGA
- the cbiB gene encoding adenosylcobinamide-phosphate synthase CbiB, giving the protein MPASAALAVALAAGLDAAFAEPPARVHPVALLGRLLSRLDPSSESNPQSPSHPQLRGALLALLAPLAFAAVAGAVVAAGGFLSTWVAAALAGLLLFSTTSLRMLLDAARDVTLAADSDLETARRELRALAGRDASALDAAHVRSAAVESVAENLADGLVAPLLGFAVCAPVSLPLAAAAAAWVKGVNTLDSMFGYRSNPLGRAPARLDDAVMWLPARLSAVLLAASVFRFALPLSARVRTLARRPPSPNSGWPMATMAAVLPARLVKPGVYDLDPASDAAGTPLPTPADATRALRVTNRAGLLAFALAGVVAWV; this is encoded by the coding sequence GTGCCCGCGAGCGCCGCCCTCGCCGTCGCACTCGCCGCCGGCCTCGACGCGGCGTTCGCCGAACCGCCGGCGCGCGTCCACCCCGTCGCCCTCCTCGGTCGCCTCCTCTCCCGTCTGGACCCTTCCTCGGAGTCGAACCCGCAGTCGCCGTCGCATCCGCAACTCCGCGGCGCCCTCCTCGCGCTTCTCGCTCCCCTCGCCTTCGCCGCCGTCGCCGGCGCCGTCGTCGCCGCGGGGGGATTCCTCTCCACGTGGGTCGCCGCCGCCCTCGCCGGCCTCCTGCTGTTCTCGACGACCAGCCTCCGGATGCTGCTGGACGCCGCCCGCGACGTGACGCTCGCGGCCGACTCGGACCTCGAAACCGCCCGACGCGAGTTGCGCGCCCTCGCCGGCCGCGACGCCTCGGCGCTGGACGCCGCGCACGTCCGCTCGGCGGCCGTCGAGAGCGTCGCGGAGAACCTCGCGGACGGCCTGGTCGCCCCGCTTCTCGGGTTCGCCGTCTGCGCGCCCGTCTCGCTCCCCCTCGCCGCGGCGGCGGCCGCGTGGGTGAAGGGCGTCAACACCCTCGACTCGATGTTCGGCTACCGCTCGAACCCCCTCGGCCGGGCGCCCGCCCGCCTCGACGACGCCGTCATGTGGCTCCCGGCCCGACTCTCGGCCGTGCTCCTCGCCGCTTCGGTCTTCCGGTTCGCTCTGCCGCTCTCCGCCCGCGTCCGAACGCTCGCGCGGCGGCCGCCGTCTCCGAACTCCGGGTGGCCGATGGCGACGATGGCGGCCGTCCTCCCCGCGCGACTCGTCAAACCGGGCGTCTACGACCTCGACCCGGCGTCGGACGCGGCGGGCACGCCCCTGCCGACGCCGGCCGACGCGACGCGCGCCCTCCGGGTGACGAACCGCGCGGGACTGCTCGCGTTCGCCCTCGCGGGGGTGGTCGCGTGGGTCTGA
- the cobS gene encoding adenosylcobinamide-GDP ribazoletransferase, producing MGLTSIPLPAALRGGVAFLTRLPVGSDEASWEAFRRAPLAFTVVGYLVGALAALPLLLPLPVPTAAALYLATLYLLTGVTHADGLADVGDAAAVHGDADRRLSVLKDSQTGVGGALALCLCLVTLGLGALGVAGTLPRTAFALALAAEVGAKTGMATLVCTGESAHEGMGAALIDVNDASNLLPCAVALLPLLLVAPALGAAGVVAAALAPVATAFLVGRWGENHLGGVSGDVLGAANELGRAVGVHAGVVAWTLF from the coding sequence GTGGGTCTGACCTCGATTCCCCTCCCGGCGGCCCTCCGCGGCGGCGTCGCCTTCCTCACCCGTCTCCCCGTCGGCAGCGACGAGGCGTCGTGGGAGGCGTTCCGGCGGGCGCCGCTGGCGTTCACGGTCGTCGGCTACCTCGTGGGCGCCCTCGCCGCACTTCCCCTGCTGCTTCCGCTCCCGGTGCCGACGGCGGCGGCGCTGTACCTCGCCACCCTGTACCTCCTCACGGGCGTCACGCACGCCGACGGCCTCGCGGACGTGGGCGACGCCGCGGCCGTCCACGGCGACGCCGACCGTCGGCTGTCGGTGCTCAAGGACTCCCAGACGGGCGTCGGCGGCGCGCTGGCGCTCTGCCTCTGTCTCGTCACGCTGGGTCTCGGCGCCCTCGGCGTCGCCGGCACGCTCCCGCGAACCGCGTTCGCCCTCGCCCTCGCGGCCGAAGTCGGCGCGAAGACGGGGATGGCGACGCTGGTCTGCACCGGCGAGAGCGCCCACGAGGGGATGGGGGCGGCGCTCATCGATGTCAACGACGCGTCGAACCTGCTCCCCTGCGCCGTCGCCCTCCTCCCCTTGCTCCTCGTCGCGCCCGCCCTCGGCGCCGCGGGCGTCGTCGCCGCGGCGCTCGCGCCCGTCGCGACGGCGTTCCTCGTCGGCCGCTGGGGGGAGAACCATCTCGGAGGTGTCAGCGGCGACGTACTCGGCGCGGCGAACGAACTCGGACGCGCCGTCGGCGTCCACGCGGGGGTGGTGGCGTGGACGCTCTTCTGA
- a CDS encoding aldo/keto reductase, whose translation MDRRTLGTTGFDVTEIGLGTWQLGGDWGELTDEEGREAIRAALDEGVDFLDTADVYGDGRSERLVGEVLDERDAWDEVTVATKAGRRLDPHEADGYDADNLERFVDRSREKLGVETLDLLQLHCPPWETYYTPETFEALSDLCEAGKLAHYGVSVEKVEQGLKAIEYPGVESVQIIFNPFRQRPAERFLREAEKRNVGVIVRVPLASGLLAGAFDADAEFPEEDHRNYNREGEAFDVGETFAGVPFETGVEAADELEAAVPENATMAQFTLRWILDHDAVTTIIPGSLDPDHIADNVGASSLPSLSVDRHRRAEDVYDDSVREHVHHRW comes from the coding sequence GGAGATCGGACTCGGAACGTGGCAACTCGGCGGCGACTGGGGGGAACTCACCGACGAGGAGGGACGCGAGGCGATTCGCGCCGCCCTCGACGAGGGCGTCGACTTCCTCGACACCGCCGACGTGTACGGCGACGGCCGGAGCGAACGACTCGTCGGCGAGGTGCTCGACGAACGCGACGCGTGGGACGAGGTGACCGTGGCGACGAAGGCGGGCCGCCGCCTCGACCCGCACGAGGCCGACGGCTACGACGCCGACAACCTCGAACGCTTCGTCGACCGGAGCCGCGAGAAACTCGGCGTCGAGACGCTCGACCTCCTGCAACTGCACTGCCCGCCGTGGGAGACGTACTACACCCCAGAAACGTTCGAGGCGCTGTCGGACCTGTGCGAGGCGGGCAAACTCGCCCACTACGGCGTCAGCGTCGAGAAGGTCGAACAGGGGTTGAAAGCCATCGAGTATCCCGGCGTCGAGTCGGTGCAGATCATCTTCAACCCGTTCCGCCAGCGACCCGCCGAACGGTTCCTGCGCGAGGCCGAGAAGCGGAACGTGGGTGTCATCGTCCGCGTCCCCCTCGCGTCGGGCCTCCTCGCGGGCGCGTTCGACGCGGACGCGGAGTTCCCCGAGGAGGACCACCGAAACTACAACCGGGAGGGCGAGGCGTTCGACGTGGGCGAGACGTTCGCGGGCGTCCCGTTCGAGACGGGCGTCGAGGCGGCCGACGAACTCGAAGCCGCCGTCCCGGAGAACGCGACGATGGCGCAGTTCACGCTCCGCTGGATTCTCGACCACGACGCGGTGACGACCATCATCCCCGGGTCGCTCGACCCCGACCACATCGCGGACAACGTCGGGGCGTCGTCGCTGCCGTCGCTGTCGGTCGACCGCCACCGGCGCGCCGAGGACGTGTACGACGACTCCGTGCGCGAGCACGTCCACCACCGCTGGTGA